From the genome of Mucispirillum schaedleri ASF457:
CAGCATAAGCATAGATGGGTTTCTTTTTGTAACAGTAATACCTAACTGCTGAACTGCAGAAGGAAGTTGAGCAAGAGCTGTCTGCACTTTGTTATTTACATTTATCGTTGCTAAATCAGGGTCTGTTCCTATGGCAAAAGTAACAGTAACACTAACATAGCCGGCACTAGAAGAAACAGAGTTCATATATATCATATCATCAACGCCAAATATCTGGCTTTCCAAAACAGCTGCAACATTTTGAGCGATAGTTTCTGCATCTGCACCATTATAGTTAGCCTGCACATTAACCTGCGGCGGCGTAAGGTTAGGATACCTTTCAATAGGCAGTATTTGTATACATATTAAGCCTACCAGTGTTATAATGATGGATATAACCGTTGCAAAAATAGGTCTTTGAATAAAAAATCCTGCTTTTATTTCTTTATTTTCCATAATAAATACCTGTATTATTTAGCCTGCTGCTGTGGAGCCTGCCCTGCTTTTGACTGCATAGTTTTTGCATCCATAACTAAAGCATTATCACGCATAACTTTATTTGTTCCTTCAACAACAATTTTATCCCCAGCTTTTAACCCATCTAAAACCATAAAATAGTTACCCATATTTATTCCCAGTTCAACAGGTGTAAAATGGGCTCTGTTCTGACCATCAATAACAAGAACAAATTGTTTACCTTGACGCTGTATTATAGATTTCTGCGGAATAACTATTGCATTAGTAAGAGTATATCCATCTAGTGTTGCCCTAACATACTGACCGGGCAGAAGTGCCATATATGGGTTTGGAAATTCTGCTTTAATTTTAATATCACCTGTAGCAGAAGTAATCACTTTATCAAAAAAGATAACTTTGCCAGTTTCAGGATATTTTGTATCATCACCAGTATAAACTGTAGATGATAATTCTTCTGCAGCAGTAACTTTTCCTTCATTTGCTAAAATTCTTAACTGAGTCATAGTTGTTGCAGGAATAGAGAAGTTTACATATATTGGGTTTACCTGATTAATATATGTAAGTGGTGCAGCTGCACTTGTAGAAATCAAATTACCTTCAGTAAAGTTTGCTCTACTTGTGTATCCTGAAACAGGTGCAATAACATTTGTATACCCTAAACGGATTTTAGAATCGCTTAAATTACCTTGAGCTGTTTCTACCTGTGCTTTTGCTGTTTCATAAGCAGCAACTGCTGCATCATAATCTTTTTTACTTATAGAATTAGTTTTATAAAGATTAGAAAACCTATCATAATCAAGTTTTGCTTGAATAAGCTGAGCTTTAGCCATATCAAGATTACCCTTAGCTGCTTTTAATGCTGCTTCATAAGTATCTGGCTCAATAGTAAAAAGTACATCGCCTGCATTTACATACTGACCTTCCTGATATAAACGCTCTCTTAAAATACCACCAACCTGAGCTTTAACTTCAACAGATTTGGAGCCCTCTGTTATACCAACATATTCTACAACAAAAGGAGTATCTTTTTGTTCAACAGTCATTAACTCAACAATAGCAGGTGTTTCTGTTTTTTGAGTCTGCTCCTCTTTTTTACAACCTGAAAAAACAAGAAATGAAAAAATAACTAATGGTATTACTTTTGCAATACGGTTTTTATGCATAATACTCTCCAATACAATTAATCTTTATGCTTATAAATACAAGTCTATATTTAAAACATATTTTTTTTATTTGAGCAATAGAAACTATTATTAATGTGGACACATTTAATAACAATGTTAAATATCACTTCTGTAATTTATTTATACTACAAGACATTATAGAATAATAAAAAGTTCAAAATATTTGACAATATTAAAAGCAATGTTAAAGTCAATTATTGAAAATAGTTAAAATATTTTATCTGTGAATATAAGCTTGATTTATAGTGAAATATAAAAAAGTTAGATAATTTAAATATATTATACACTTCTGTAATATATGAACTTACCCAAAAAAGTTGGACGAGCCATATAAGGAGTGTATATGGCAAGAAAATACAGCTATGAGTTTAAGAAATATCTAGTAACAGTCATAGAAAATGGAATAATGAGTGCCAGTGAATTATCAAGATGCTGTAAAATTCATAAAGGAGTAATATGTAATATCTATAACAGATATAAGCATTCAGGCGAATCAAGTTTACATCATAGCTTTACCCGCAATGAATATAGTAGAGATTTTAAATTAAATGTGTTAACTTATAAGGCATCAAATAATTTAAGTTATGAGCAGACAGCACTATATTTTAATATACCATCAGCATCAGTAATATATGACTGGAATAAGTTTTGCAGTAAGTTTATTGGAGATAATATGTCAGATAAGAATATCCCGAACAGTAAAAAGAGTAAACACTCAAACTCTACTGATATTAAACTCACTAAATCAGATGATAGTGAAGAAGTAAGACAATTAAAAGAGAGAATATCAGAGCTTGAAAAAGAGCTTTATTACAAGTCAGCGGAGAATGCATATTTAAAAAAGCTGGAAGCCTTAATGCAGTCAAAGGAACAGAGAGTTCAACAGAAAAAGCACAAATAATAACTGCATTAAGGCTGTATTACAGTTTGGATATCCTGTTGTCTGTGAGTAATATGAAAAGAAGCACTTACTATTATAATGTTAAAAAGCCTGCTGCATTAGATAAATATGCAGAAGTCAAGACATCTATATTAGAAATATATGAAAAATCTAACAAGACTTATGGTTATCCAAGAATATCAAAGGTATTAGAGAAACTGGGTTATACTTATGACAGGAAGACAGTGTATAAATTGATGAAAGAACTAAAAATTTCATCACTAATCAGGGTTAAGAAAAGGTATAAACAAGGCAGAGTAAGTCATATATGCAGCAATAAATTAAACAGAGCCTTTACAAGTGAGAGACCATGTTTAAAATGGGTAACAGATGTGGCAGAGATAAAAATTAATAATGAAAAGGTGTATTTATCAGCAATAATGGATTTGTATAACAGAGAAATAACAGCATACAGTGTAAGCAAATATAATAATGAAGAAATGGTAATAGATAATTTAAAACAGGCAATAGATAAAACAAAAGATACAACAGGGTTAATGATACATTCAGACCAGGGTATATTATATCAGGCTAATCAATTTAGAAAGTTATTAAAGGAAAATAATATAGAGCAGAGTATGTCAAGGCGTGGCAACTGCTATGATAATGCTGTTATGGAAAGTTTCTTTGCTACTTTAAAATGTGAATTGGTTTATATTAACAAATTCAAAAATATAGAACAGTTTAAATATGAACTTGAAAAATATATTGATTTCTATAATAATTACAGAATAAAAGCTAATGGACTTACACCTTTACAGGAAAAAGAAATTTATTTAGTGGCTTAGTTCAAAATTTTTGGGTAAGTTCAGTATCTAAAAAATAGATAATTTAAATATGTTATACAGAACTTTAATATATATACTTTCTATTTTCCTACATAAGTATTCATATTTTGAATTAATGCAACAGTATATTCCATTAATGTAGAAAGCATCCATGGAAAAGTAACACCTATTAGGACAACCATTACTATAATTTTTGGTATAAATGAAAGTGTCATTTCCTGAATTTGTGTTACTGCCTGAAAAATACTTACTAAAAGACCAACTGCAAGCCCTGCTATAAGAACAGGTGCAGATATAACTAATGCAAGCTCTAAACCTTTTGATACAAGTGATACAGCAATATCAGGGTTCATAATAACCTCCCTTTATACTACATAACTTTTTACAAGTCCTGTAACCAAAAGTGACCAGCCATCAACTAACACAAAAAGCAGTATTTTAAACGGCACAGAAATCATTACAGGAGGCAACATCATCATACCCATAGCTAAAAGCACACTGGATATGACAAAATCTATTATTAAAAATGGTAAAAATATTAAAAAACCTATCTGAAAGGCAACCTGCACTTCACTCATAACAAATGCAGCAACAAGCACTAAATCTGGTATTTCATCTACCGTTTTCGGTCTTTCTGTGCGTGATAAGTCTATAAATAATATTAAATCTTTTTCACGAGTATTTGAAAGCAGAAACTGCCTCATAGGTTTTCTGGCTTCTTCTACTGCCTGTTTAAAAGTTATTTCTTCATTTACATAAGGTGCAAAGGAATTTTTATTTATTTCTGATAAAACAGGGGTCATTATATAGAAAGTAAGCAGTAAAGCCATACCTGTTAATATTTGGCTGGGCGGCATAGTCGCTGTCCCCATAGCTGTTCTCAAAAAAGAAAATACAATAATAATACGAGTAAAACTTGTCATAACCATAATAATAGATGGTGCAAGAGCAAGAATAGTAAATATAAACACTACCTGCAAAGAAAAAGCCACATCCTGAGGTGTTTCAGCACCTTCTACACCAAAACGAAATGTTGGTATAGGTATAGTCTGATTTTGAGCATAGCTTACCCCTGCAAAGCCTAAAAAGGCAATGCCTAAAAACAAACCAAAAAGTAAAGATTTTTTAATTGTTTTTTTCTTTATAAATTTTGCCACAATATCCTCTACAACTGCTTTTTCCTGTTTCTAATAGAGTTAAGTTTTTCTTCTACTATTGCATTACTTGATGTCAAATCATCATCAAGATGTGCTTTTCTTTTAAAAAATGACATATATCCTTTAAAGTCATGTTTTTTTATAAATCCTGAGCGAATTTTAGCAGCTTCTGCCTCATCGCTGATTTTATCAATAACATTCATACCATTATCAGTTATTCCAATAATATATATTACATCACCTATTTCATAGAAATAAAGAGATTTTCTTAAATCTAAATCAACCTTGCCTAAAAGCCTGCCACTGCCGGGAATATCAGAAAAAAGCTGTTTTTTAAAAAATATTTTTAAAACAAAAAATAGTAAAAATATTAATATTACAACAAATATAAGCCCTGAAATCATTTTTACATAGCTGGATGTTGAAGGCATAGATGGGTTTGCAGCAGGCACCAAAGCAGCAGCTGCATTAATTTCAGGCTTTTTTTCAGGAAGTGGAAAAACAATAGAGATTTGCCTGTCTGCTTTATTAACTATTGGCTCTATTATTGTATCTTTAAATTCTATAAAAAAACGCTTTTTATCTTTTGATAAGAGATAAGCACTTTTTATAGGCATATCAAAGTAATTCTGCCTTTCAAATACTATATCTTCAGAAGTATCAAATGTAAATATAATAGTATTGCGTGTTTCATCTGAAAGCTGCTCAAAAGCAGAATAACCTTTTTGAAATGTAAAAACATATTCTGCCCTTTTGTTATCTACATCAGCTTTCAGCTCTGCACAATAACCTTGAAATGCAAATATTGCAAAAAATATGATAAATAAAAGCTTTTTAGCCATACAGCCCATCTTTAAATTTTTCAACAAGCTGTTCTTTTGTTAATATTTCACTTATACGAATACCAAACTTTTCATCAAGCACCATTACTTCCCCATAAGCAAGGGGCTTTTCATTAACAAGGAAGTCAACTGGTTCACCTGAAGTTTTGTTCATGCGTATTATCGTGCCACTTTCCCACCTGAGCATTTCACCAATGGTTACTTTTTTCCTGCCAAGCTCAACACTAACATTAAAAAGAACTTCGCCAAAAATCTCTTTTATTTCTTCCCTAGTCATATATTTACCCTTATAACCCTATCTTTGGACAGTAAATCCTGTAATATATACATTATATAATCTGCCCTTTGCAAGCATAGCATTTATTCTTCTTAAAAATTCATTTTTAAGATTTACTTTACCTTGAGAAGTAGATATTTCTTCATAAGCTTTTGAAGAAAGAATAGTAATAATCATATCTGTAATTCTAGGCATTTTTGTTTCTACTTCTTTATAAAGGTCTGAGTTTTTAGGGTCAAACTCTAAGGCCAGCGTAATAGCAAGATAAGTTATACCAGTAGGGTCTGCTAAATTAACATTTAATGTAGGGATAGGATAAATCTGTCCCATTTCAGCATTTGATACACCCATATCCATTCCGCCGCCCATAGCAGGAGCTGGGGCTGCTGGCACTTGTTGTTGTGCAGCAGCCTGTTCGTCTGTCTCCCCTTTAGGTGCAAGGACAAGCATATATACAACAGCTAATATAACAACAAGCAGCAGTATTGCAATTAAGCCTATTATAATAAACTTTAATTTAGATGATTTTTTCACTACCTGCTGTTCTGTATTTTCATTATCTTCTGGCATAATAACCTCCAAATAAATACTATATTAAAAAGAACTTTTACCTGATTCAGCAAATTCAGGCGTAACCATATTTATTTCAACACGCCTGTTCATACTTCTATTCTGCTCTGTAATATTAGGAAGTATTGGATGATACTGACCATAGCCAGATGCAGAAAGACGAACAGGGTTAAAATTAGCTTTTACAAAATAAGATATTACAGATAATGCTCTATCTGATGATAATCTCCAGTTTAAATCAGGGCTGCCTGTATCATCTGTATGACCTTCTATATTTATATAATATGAAGAATCTTTTACAATATTAATTATTTTATCAAGTATTGGACCAGCCTGTGGCATAAGCTCTGAACTTCCAGGCTTGAAAAGTGCAGAATCTAATATACGGACACTTAAACCTTTATCAGTTTTCACAACTGACACCATACTATCCATATTTTGAGCCTGCATCATTGATTTTATCTGGCTTTCTACCTGTTCTTCTGTTTTAGAAACAGTATCTTTTATAGAGCGTTTTGAAACTATATTCATTTGGCTTAATGGTGTAACACTAGGGTTATTCATAATACCGGAAGAGCCTGCTAATATACCAAAAGACTGCTCTATTTTTACTTTATCAAAATTTGCCATAGATAAAAGTAAAACGAAAAATGTCAAAAGCAGAGTTGTCATATCAGAAAATGTTGTCATCCATTTTGGAGCCCCTTTTGGACATTCTGGGCATTTTTTTTTAGCCAAAACTTACCTCTTATTAATCAAATTGAGATTTACGCTGAGATGGTGGTAAATATGCATTTAATTTCTGCTCTACAATACGCGGGTTGTCTCCTGACTGTATAGCCATAATTCCAGCAAGCATAATTTCTCTTAAATGCTGTTCTTCAATAGAACGGATTTTCATTTTAGTAGCAATCGGTGTAGCAATCATATTCGCTATTAATGAGCCATAAAATGTGGTAAGCAGTGCAACAGCCATTGCAGGACCAATTGCAGCAGGGTCACTCATGTTTAAAAGCATGGCAACAAGTCCAATAAGTGTTCCAATCATACCCATGGCAGGTGCAATATCTATAAAATAACCAACAACTGCAATATTATTATCATGACGCTTTACCATATTTTCAAAATCCATCTCTAAAACAGTGCGGATAACTTCAGGCTCTGTTCCATCAACTGCTAAACGGATACCTTTTTTAAGAAATTCATCTTTCATATTTTCTTCTTCAGATTCAAGAGATAAGATACCATCACGGCGGGCTTTTACTGCAAAATCAACAAGCTGAGAAATAAGATTCTGCTCTGACTGCGGAATATAAATAAATGCTTTAGATGCAGATTTTAAACCAACAATAAGTTTATTAATAGGGTTAGCCGCCATTACAATACCAACAGAACCACCTATAACAATTAAAAAAGAAGGAAAATCAATATACGGCCCAATACCAACCCCAATCACTAATGACCATAATACTAATGCCCATGCAATAACTAAACCTACAATACTTCCTATATCCATCTTCGCTCAATCCCATAAATAAAATAAGTTATACTGCATTACAATAACAAATATTATCATAATTATCAATGACTATTTTTATTTTTACAATTAAAAATGTCTTTTGTCTATATAATTTCTTATATCGGCTTATATTTATTTTATCTTTAATAATTAATCTCACCATTTTATTTACAACTTTATACTGTTTATATATAAAACACCTTTCAAAAAACAAAAAGATTATCATTATACATTATCATATATTCTACTTATTTAAAAAATATCATTTTATATTTATTCATCAAATAGTTACAAAAAATTATCATATAAAATGGGAACGATAAAAACTTTTTTATATTGATTTTTTATTTATTTAAGATAATATTAAAGGTTAATCATCACAAAATCGGAGGACATTGTGAATAAAAAGACTGATTTAGCAGAAAATGCTTTAAATTATCACAGCAGCCCAGTTGCTGGTAAAATAGAAGTTATATCAACAAAACCATGCGATACTCAAGATGAACTGTCACTTGCTTACACTCCTGGTGTTGCAGTTCCCTGTCTTGCAATAAAAGACCTGCCAGAAAATGCTTACAAATATACTGCAAAAGGCAACCTTGTTGCTGTTATATCTAACGGCACAGCAGTTTTAGGTCTTGGAAATATTGGAGCAATGGCAGGAAAACCTGTTATGGAAGGAAAAGGTATACTTTTCAAAAAATTTGCTGATATTGATGTTTTTGACATAGAGTTAAATTCTGAAAATACTGATGACATAATAAAAACATGCCAAATGCTTGAACCTACTTTTGGTGGTATTAATTTAGAAGACATTAAAGCCCCAGAATGTTTTATTATAGAAGAAGAACTTAAACGCACAATGAAAATACCTGTTTTCCATGATGACCAGCATGGAACGGCTATTGTTGGCGGTGCTGCTTTATTAAATGCATTAAAAGCTGCTAATAAAAAAATAAAAGAAGTTAAAGTTGTTATGAATGGTGCTGGTGCATCAGGGCTTGCTATTGCACAGTTAATAGTGAACCTTGGTGTAAAAAAAGAAAACCTTATATTATGTGACACAAATGGGGTAATATATAAAGGCAGAGAAAAAGGCATGAATAAATATAAAGAGAAATTTGCAACTGAAAGTTCATGCAGAACTCTTGCTGAAGCAGTTAATGGAGCTGATGTATTATACGGACTTTCTAAAAAAGGTGCTTTTTCTGATGAAATGATTAAAAGTATGGCACAAAACCCTATTATATTTGCAATGGCTAACCCTGACCCAGAAATCACTCCCGAAGAAGTAAGTAAAATAAGAAATGATGCTATTATGGCAACCGGCAGAAGTGACTACCCTAACCAAATTAATAATGTTATGTGTTTCCCATTTCTTTTTAGAGGTGCATTAGATGTTCGCACAACTATTATTAATGAAGAAATGAAAATAGCAGCAGCTTATGCAATTGCTGAGCTTGCACATACTGCTGTGCCTGATGAAGTAAGTAAAGCATATAATGGAAAAAACTTTACTTTTGGTAAAGAATATATTCTTCCTACACCTTTTGACCCAAGACTTTTAACCGCTGTTAGTATGGCAGTTGCCCGTGCTGCAATGGATACTGGTGTTGCAGAAAAGCCAATAAAAGATTTTGACGAATACAGATTAAGCCTTGAAGCTAGAATGAACCCTGCTAAAAATATGCTTTTATCTGCTTATAAACAGGCTAAAAAAAATAAAGGCAGGATAGGTTTTGCATTTGCTGATAAAGAAGCAGTTTTATCTGCTGCAGCTAAATTTCATGAGCTTAAATTAGGAACAGCATGCCTGATAGGAGATACTAAAAAAATTAAAAAAACTGCTGACATATTAAATATAAGCCTTGAAAATATGGTTATTATTGACCCAGAAACATATAAGGATACTGATAAAATTATACATAAACATTATGAAAAATACTGGAGGTCTGGGCTTACTCAGCAGCAGGCTGCTCAGGAAATAAAACACGGCCATTATAACAGGTTTGCTGGTGCTGTTTTAAATAACGGTGATATAGATGCTTTTGTAGGATATGCTTTAAAAGATTTAGAGACAACTTTAGCTGCTGTTGCAGATACTGTTGATTTAAGTGAAGATTATTACACAGCATCATCTTCTGTGCTGCTTGCAAATAAGCATAAATCACTTATTATTGCAGACCCTGCTCTTTATACAGAACAGGATGAAGAATATTTATCAGAAGTAATTTTACAGACTGCAGATATTTGCAAAGTAGTAGATATTGAGCCAAATATTGCAGTTATATCTAACGGCTGCTTTGGTAAATCTCTTGACAGTGAAGAAATTATGGAAGCAATAAATCTTGCAAAACAAGCTAATCCTAAACTTAAAATAGAGGGTGATTTAGATTTAGAAACAGCTTTAACCCCTGCTCTTGCAAAATCATACCCATACACAAATGCAGATGGTAATGCAAATGTGCTGATATTTAGTAATGCTCAGGCAGCTGATGCTGCAATTAAATCATTAAAATTATTTGGCGGCTTTAAAATATGTGCAAAAGTTATTCAAGGATTTTCTGCACCTGTGCAGATTGCAGAAAATAATGCACTTTCTGAAGAAATATTTAACCTTGCTGTAATTGCAGCTGCAAATATATAGTTTAAATACAATTAATAATTTTGAATATTATAAAGCCCTTTTAAAAGGGCTTTTATTTTGCTGTTATATTATATTCCTGATAAAAAATACAAATTTAAAACATATAAAATAAAGCATTAGCTGGAGAATAATAAATGAAAAAAATATTAATGATTGCAACAGGCGGAACTATTGCCTGCATTCCATCTGATAATGGGCTTATACCAAGTTTATCTGGTAAAGAAATAATAGAGCTTGTGCCTGCATTACAGCATATATGCACTATTGATATTATAAAAATTATGAATATAGACAGCTCTAATTTATCGCCGCATAACTGGATAAGCATGTTAGATACTGTTGAAAAAAATTATAATGACTATGACGGCTTTGTTATTACTCACGGCACTGATACTATGGCTTATTCAGCATCTATGCTGTCTTGTGCCATAAATAACCTTAGCAAACCAATAGTATTTACAGGCTCTCAGCTTCCTATTAAAGTAGAAGGAACTGATGCCTGTAAAAATATACAGGATGCATTTTTATCTGCATGCAGTGATAACTGCGGTGTTTTCCTTGCCTTTAACGGACTTATACATAATGGCGACTGCACAAAAAAAGTATACAGTCAAAATTTTACTGGCTTTTTATCTATTAATCAGGAACCGGCAGGTATTTCTGATAATGAAAAGATTATATGGAATATAGTAAACAAAAAACCAGAAAGCAGCATTTCTTTTAATAAAAATGTATCAGAAAAAGTCTTTGTATTAAAAATGGTGCCATCATTAAAACCTGAAATTATTGATATACTTATTAATATGGGCTATCTAGGTATAATTATAGAAGGATATGGTGC
Proteins encoded in this window:
- a CDS encoding efflux RND transporter periplasmic adaptor subunit, producing MHKNRIAKVIPLVIFSFLVFSGCKKEEQTQKTETPAIVELMTVEQKDTPFVVEYVGITEGSKSVEVKAQVGGILRERLYQEGQYVNAGDVLFTIEPDTYEAALKAAKGNLDMAKAQLIQAKLDYDRFSNLYKTNSISKKDYDAAVAAYETAKAQVETAQGNLSDSKIRLGYTNVIAPVSGYTSRANFTEGNLISTSAAAPLTYINQVNPIYVNFSIPATTMTQLRILANEGKVTAAEELSSTVYTGDDTKYPETGKVIFFDKVITSATGDIKIKAEFPNPYMALLPGQYVRATLDGYTLTNAIVIPQKSIIQRQGKQFVLVIDGQNRAHFTPVELGINMGNYFMVLDGLKAGDKIVVEGTNKVMRDNALVMDAKTMQSKAGQAPQQQAK
- a CDS encoding IS3 family transposase, with translation MFKKAGSLNAVKGTESSTEKAQIITALRLYYSLDILLSVSNMKRSTYYYNVKKPAALDKYAEVKTSILEIYEKSNKTYGYPRISKVLEKLGYTYDRKTVYKLMKELKISSLIRVKKRYKQGRVSHICSNKLNRAFTSERPCLKWVTDVAEIKINNEKVYLSAIMDLYNREITAYSVSKYNNEEMVIDNLKQAIDKTKDTTGLMIHSDQGILYQANQFRKLLKENNIEQSMSRRGNCYDNAVMESFFATLKCELVYINKFKNIEQFKYELEKYIDFYNNYRIKANGLTPLQEKEIYLVA
- the fliQ gene encoding flagellar biosynthesis protein FliQ is translated as MNPDIAVSLVSKGLELALVISAPVLIAGLAVGLLVSIFQAVTQIQEMTLSFIPKIIVMVVLIGVTFPWMLSTLMEYTVALIQNMNTYVGK
- the fliP gene encoding flagellar type III secretion system pore protein FliP (The bacterial flagellar biogenesis protein FliP forms a type III secretion system (T3SS)-type pore required for flagellar assembly.), producing MAKFIKKKTIKKSLLFGLFLGIAFLGFAGVSYAQNQTIPIPTFRFGVEGAETPQDVAFSLQVVFIFTILALAPSIIMVMTSFTRIIIVFSFLRTAMGTATMPPSQILTGMALLLTFYIMTPVLSEINKNSFAPYVNEEITFKQAVEEARKPMRQFLLSNTREKDLILFIDLSRTERPKTVDEIPDLVLVAAFVMSEVQVAFQIGFLIFLPFLIIDFVISSVLLAMGMMMLPPVMISVPFKILLFVLVDGWSLLVTGLVKSYVV
- a CDS encoding FliO/MopB family protein; the encoded protein is MAKKLLFIIFFAIFAFQGYCAELKADVDNKRAEYVFTFQKGYSAFEQLSDETRNTIIFTFDTSEDIVFERQNYFDMPIKSAYLLSKDKKRFFIEFKDTIIEPIVNKADRQISIVFPLPEKKPEINAAAALVPAANPSMPSTSSYVKMISGLIFVVILIFLLFFVLKIFFKKQLFSDIPGSGRLLGKVDLDLRKSLYFYEIGDVIYIIGITDNGMNVIDKISDEAEAAKIRSGFIKKHDFKGYMSFFKRKAHLDDDLTSSNAIVEEKLNSIRNRKKQL
- a CDS encoding FliM/FliN family flagellar motor switch protein, with the protein product MTREEIKEIFGEVLFNVSVELGRKKVTIGEMLRWESGTIIRMNKTSGEPVDFLVNEKPLAYGEVMVLDEKFGIRISEILTKEQLVEKFKDGLYG
- a CDS encoding flagellar basal body-associated FliL family protein, which produces MPEDNENTEQQVVKKSSKLKFIIIGLIAILLLVVILAVVYMLVLAPKGETDEQAAAQQQVPAAPAPAMGGGMDMGVSNAEMGQIYPIPTLNVNLADPTGITYLAITLALEFDPKNSDLYKEVETKMPRITDMIITILSSKAYEEISTSQGKVNLKNEFLRRINAMLAKGRLYNVYITGFTVQR
- a CDS encoding OmpA/MotB family protein, producing the protein MAKKKCPECPKGAPKWMTTFSDMTTLLLTFFVLLLSMANFDKVKIEQSFGILAGSSGIMNNPSVTPLSQMNIVSKRSIKDTVSKTEEQVESQIKSMMQAQNMDSMVSVVKTDKGLSVRILDSALFKPGSSELMPQAGPILDKIINIVKDSSYYINIEGHTDDTGSPDLNWRLSSDRALSVISYFVKANFNPVRLSASGYGQYHPILPNITEQNRSMNRRVEINMVTPEFAESGKSSF
- a CDS encoding motility protein A, with the protein product MDIGSIVGLVIAWALVLWSLVIGVGIGPYIDFPSFLIVIGGSVGIVMAANPINKLIVGLKSASKAFIYIPQSEQNLISQLVDFAVKARRDGILSLESEEENMKDEFLKKGIRLAVDGTEPEVIRTVLEMDFENMVKRHDNNIAVVGYFIDIAPAMGMIGTLIGLVAMLLNMSDPAAIGPAMAVALLTTFYGSLIANMIATPIATKMKIRSIEEQHLREIMLAGIMAIQSGDNPRIVEQKLNAYLPPSQRKSQFD
- a CDS encoding phosphate acyltransferase, translated to MNKKTDLAENALNYHSSPVAGKIEVISTKPCDTQDELSLAYTPGVAVPCLAIKDLPENAYKYTAKGNLVAVISNGTAVLGLGNIGAMAGKPVMEGKGILFKKFADIDVFDIELNSENTDDIIKTCQMLEPTFGGINLEDIKAPECFIIEEELKRTMKIPVFHDDQHGTAIVGGAALLNALKAANKKIKEVKVVMNGAGASGLAIAQLIVNLGVKKENLILCDTNGVIYKGREKGMNKYKEKFATESSCRTLAEAVNGADVLYGLSKKGAFSDEMIKSMAQNPIIFAMANPDPEITPEEVSKIRNDAIMATGRSDYPNQINNVMCFPFLFRGALDVRTTIINEEMKIAAAYAIAELAHTAVPDEVSKAYNGKNFTFGKEYILPTPFDPRLLTAVSMAVARAAMDTGVAEKPIKDFDEYRLSLEARMNPAKNMLLSAYKQAKKNKGRIGFAFADKEAVLSAAAKFHELKLGTACLIGDTKKIKKTADILNISLENMVIIDPETYKDTDKIIHKHYEKYWRSGLTQQQAAQEIKHGHYNRFAGAVLNNGDIDAFVGYALKDLETTLAAVADTVDLSEDYYTASSSVLLANKHKSLIIADPALYTEQDEEYLSEVILQTADICKVVDIEPNIAVISNGCFGKSLDSEEIMEAINLAKQANPKLKIEGDLDLETALTPALAKSYPYTNADGNANVLIFSNAQAADAAIKSLKLFGGFKICAKVIQGFSAPVQIAENNALSEEIFNLAVIAAANI
- a CDS encoding asparaginase encodes the protein MKKILMIATGGTIACIPSDNGLIPSLSGKEIIELVPALQHICTIDIIKIMNIDSSNLSPHNWISMLDTVEKNYNDYDGFVITHGTDTMAYSASMLSCAINNLSKPIVFTGSQLPIKVEGTDACKNIQDAFLSACSDNCGVFLAFNGLIHNGDCTKKVYSQNFTGFLSINQEPAGISDNEKIIWNIVNKKPESSISFNKNVSEKVFVLKMVPSLKPEIIDILINMGYLGIIIEGYGAGGVPTEECENNFIPAIQKAIENGAVIVCATQCLYDGVHLDKYPMGIIAERYGAISCKNMTIEKTLAKLMLGLGSKMSLKELKEYIEND